From Gimesia panareensis, the proteins below share one genomic window:
- a CDS encoding CehA/McbA family metallohydrolase, with protein sequence MDLRHLALLFLITLCGIEPCINTLKADETPIIIDRESYEVQGKTTYQKTFSAQSNPTEFALLFDQKLTKQSSGGYWNVSINDKVLGRLEAHTPQIDEDKDHDGFHRIGFAIPANVLKSGENTLSITGRGQPAVLRNFVLEPRSLREALQMGTVTVKVNTPEGRPVAARITVVNDLGQLAKLYNARKLTTAVRPGILYTLGTGDAFELPPGKYTLYATRGMEWSAVSQPIIVQSHQSQNHTFVITREVDTTGFVACDSHIHTLPGSGHGNATYEERMITIAGEGIEVAVATDHNHITNYRNYQKPTGTETQFHSISGDEVTTRNGHFTAFPLDPDKAVPGGVKGKNPLFLKNDNWDELIADMRKKGAEVIILNHPYWPSIPEGPFGRFRFNRSTGQRGEGPAFNFNGYEVVQPANKIPDFFYALEDWMSLLNRGLKLTAVGATDSHTVNNPVGQARTYLESSTDNITEIVPREVYRAFTEGRAVAAAGIFANLKLQGQYHMGDLVPAEALPDNSKSQDAKLTALLRVASPSWVRPREAMIYVNGKQVAHQSIKTVPNQPTNETLEFSIDRPPHDAYVVAFVVGDGITLPGWTTYGKASQAITNPIFLDVDGDAKYSSPRATATKLIANFRDQHGKLTPVLQKMLLESAAVKADPAILLHVTDLLKQSSAQQP encoded by the coding sequence ATGGACCTGCGTCATCTTGCTCTCTTATTCCTGATCACACTCTGTGGAATCGAACCCTGTATAAACACATTGAAAGCTGACGAAACACCGATCATCATCGACCGTGAATCATACGAAGTTCAAGGAAAGACGACGTACCAGAAAACGTTTTCCGCTCAGAGCAATCCGACCGAATTTGCACTGCTGTTCGACCAGAAGCTGACCAAACAGAGTTCTGGAGGGTACTGGAACGTTAGCATAAACGATAAAGTGCTCGGTCGACTGGAAGCACATACTCCCCAGATCGACGAGGACAAAGATCATGATGGCTTTCATCGTATCGGTTTCGCAATTCCTGCCAATGTCTTGAAATCAGGTGAGAACACATTATCGATTACGGGGCGTGGTCAGCCGGCCGTCTTACGCAATTTTGTTCTGGAACCACGCTCTCTGAGAGAAGCACTCCAAATGGGAACCGTGACCGTAAAGGTGAATACTCCCGAGGGACGCCCGGTCGCAGCACGGATTACAGTGGTAAATGATCTGGGGCAACTCGCAAAACTGTATAATGCCCGCAAGTTAACCACCGCCGTTCGTCCCGGAATCCTCTATACACTGGGAACAGGCGATGCATTCGAATTGCCCCCGGGTAAGTACACACTGTACGCCACGCGCGGCATGGAATGGAGCGCAGTCAGTCAACCAATCATCGTTCAAAGCCACCAGTCCCAGAACCACACGTTTGTCATTACACGCGAAGTCGACACCACAGGCTTCGTCGCCTGCGACAGTCATATTCACACACTCCCCGGCAGCGGTCACGGAAATGCAACTTATGAAGAACGGATGATTACGATTGCCGGTGAAGGAATTGAAGTTGCGGTTGCTACTGATCACAATCACATCACGAATTACAGGAATTACCAGAAGCCCACGGGGACAGAAACCCAGTTCCATTCCATCTCCGGAGATGAAGTCACCACGCGTAACGGTCATTTTACTGCGTTCCCCTTAGACCCCGACAAAGCAGTTCCCGGCGGCGTCAAAGGGAAAAACCCCCTGTTCCTGAAAAACGACAACTGGGACGAATTAATCGCCGACATGCGCAAGAAAGGGGCTGAAGTGATCATTCTAAACCATCCTTACTGGCCCAGTATTCCGGAAGGTCCTTTCGGACGCTTCCGTTTTAATCGCAGCACAGGTCAACGGGGAGAGGGGCCTGCGTTTAATTTCAATGGATATGAAGTGGTCCAGCCGGCAAATAAAATCCCCGATTTTTTCTATGCACTGGAAGACTGGATGTCACTGCTGAATCGCGGATTAAAATTGACCGCAGTGGGAGCCACAGATTCCCACACCGTCAATAACCCGGTCGGCCAGGCCCGCACTTATCTTGAAAGTAGTACGGACAACATCACTGAGATTGTTCCCCGGGAAGTCTATCGTGCCTTCACGGAAGGTCGGGCTGTCGCTGCAGCAGGGATCTTTGCCAACCTGAAACTGCAAGGGCAGTATCACATGGGTGATCTGGTCCCTGCGGAAGCCCTCCCTGACAACAGTAAAAGTCAAGATGCAAAGCTGACTGCCTTATTGAGGGTTGCCTCCCCCTCGTGGGTCCGTCCCCGTGAAGCCATGATCTATGTCAATGGAAAACAGGTCGCTCACCAGTCAATCAAAACCGTACCGAATCAGCCGACAAATGAGACTCTTGAGTTTTCGATTGATCGGCCTCCTCACGACGCATATGTCGTGGCATTTGTCGTGGGTGATGGCATTACCCTTCCCGGCTGGACCACCTACGGCAAAGCCTCGCAGGCCATCACTAATCCGATCTTCCTGGATGTGGACGGTGATGCAAAATACAGTTCCCCACGTGCGACAGCAACGAAACTGATTGCTAACTTTCGGGACCAGCATGGTAAACTCACACCGGTTCTGCAAAAAATGCTGCTCGAATCTGCAGCAGTAAAAGCAGATCCCGCCATCCTGCTGCATGTCACAGACCTGCTGAAACAGAGTTCTGCTCAACAACCATAA
- a CDS encoding sialate O-acetylesterase, which produces MRYYIQRTGCFLLFLLACTPAPIYADVSLPSIFSDNMVLQQGKPIPVYGTAAPAEKVIVEIGGQQKETTADAAGKWQVILDSLSRQPAPTTMRVAGENVVQIKNVLIGDVWLASGQSNMEMRVREVNNAAEEIRNANYPEIRFFMVKRDMASAPRKDTAGEWLVCSPETVQSFSAVAYFFAREIHNSYGIPIGVINSAVGASSCEAWTPREVLAADKSLPAPSTVSPTEYPDWKTYIAVRKQIYDSAAHKDPGIKPECLAWGTPEYDVSGWKEMRVPGNFEAQGLNIDGAVWFRTEVDLPANWAGKDAQLYLSLITQNSVAYVNGTEIARTENNGRQYVFRTHKIPGKLVKAGRNVIAVRIFNEIDQGGFYPSYPAPLKVYQQGAGEVMLPKVWKYKVELGLEPAKMSRRLPFGYKVPSALYNAMIAPYTKYPIRGFLWYQGESNAGRAEQHTLLFPAMIRSWRKLWGDDSLPFYFVQLASYQKRETEPGEGGWAWIRESQAKTLDLPHTGMAVTIDIGDATNVHPKNKQDVGKRLALWAKRDCYGDTDTVVSGPQFYSATVEGDRIRIKFKHPGGGLKSKGEEMKGFAVAGPDKVFRWAKAKIDGDSVLVWNESIPKPAFVRYAWATNPECSLYNAAGLPAVPFRTDK; this is translated from the coding sequence ATGAGATACTACATCCAGCGCACAGGATGCTTTCTGCTCTTCCTTCTCGCCTGTACTCCCGCTCCGATTTACGCTGATGTCAGTCTGCCATCAATTTTCTCAGACAATATGGTGCTGCAGCAGGGGAAACCCATACCAGTTTATGGGACAGCAGCTCCCGCAGAAAAGGTGATTGTCGAGATCGGCGGGCAACAAAAGGAAACGACGGCAGATGCAGCCGGAAAATGGCAAGTGATTCTTGATTCATTGTCCAGGCAGCCTGCGCCGACAACGATGCGGGTTGCTGGTGAAAATGTTGTGCAGATTAAGAATGTCCTGATTGGCGACGTCTGGCTGGCATCCGGGCAGTCGAATATGGAGATGCGTGTCAGGGAGGTCAATAATGCCGCGGAAGAAATCAGGAATGCGAACTATCCGGAGATTCGCTTCTTCATGGTAAAACGCGACATGGCTTCTGCGCCACGCAAAGACACAGCCGGCGAGTGGCTGGTCTGCTCGCCGGAGACCGTTCAATCATTCTCCGCAGTCGCTTACTTCTTTGCCCGGGAGATTCATAACTCCTATGGCATACCGATCGGTGTGATCAATAGTGCCGTTGGTGCCAGTTCCTGCGAAGCCTGGACACCGAGAGAAGTACTGGCCGCTGACAAATCCCTGCCGGCGCCGTCTACTGTTTCGCCAACAGAATACCCGGACTGGAAGACCTATATAGCAGTCCGGAAACAGATCTACGATTCTGCGGCCCATAAAGATCCCGGCATCAAACCTGAGTGTCTTGCCTGGGGAACTCCGGAATATGATGTCTCAGGCTGGAAGGAGATGCGTGTTCCCGGCAACTTTGAAGCCCAGGGATTGAATATCGATGGTGCGGTCTGGTTTCGGACTGAAGTCGATCTGCCTGCCAACTGGGCTGGGAAAGACGCCCAGCTCTATCTGAGCCTGATCACCCAAAATAGCGTGGCGTACGTGAACGGAACAGAAATCGCGCGCACAGAAAACAATGGGCGACAGTATGTATTCCGTACGCACAAGATTCCCGGAAAACTGGTGAAGGCGGGGCGGAACGTCATTGCCGTTCGAATTTTCAATGAAATTGATCAGGGAGGATTTTATCCCAGTTACCCGGCACCTCTGAAAGTATATCAGCAGGGGGCAGGCGAGGTGATGCTTCCCAAAGTCTGGAAGTACAAAGTGGAACTTGGCCTGGAACCTGCAAAGATGTCCCGGCGTCTCCCCTTTGGTTATAAGGTGCCGTCAGCGCTCTACAATGCCATGATTGCGCCATATACTAAGTATCCCATCCGAGGGTTTCTCTGGTATCAGGGTGAATCAAATGCGGGTCGGGCGGAGCAGCACACGCTCCTGTTCCCTGCCATGATCAGATCGTGGCGCAAACTCTGGGGCGATGACTCTCTCCCCTTTTATTTTGTCCAACTGGCCAGCTATCAGAAACGCGAGACTGAACCCGGCGAGGGAGGCTGGGCATGGATCCGGGAATCACAGGCCAAGACGCTGGATCTCCCCCACACTGGTATGGCAGTTACGATTGACATTGGCGATGCTACCAACGTCCACCCTAAAAATAAGCAGGATGTCGGCAAACGCCTGGCACTGTGGGCGAAGCGTGACTGTTATGGAGACACCGACACTGTCGTTTCAGGGCCTCAATTCTACTCGGCGACTGTGGAAGGTGACCGGATCAGGATCAAATTCAAGCACCCTGGTGGAGGTTTGAAATCGAAGGGTGAAGAAATGAAAGGTTTCGCGGTTGCAGGCCCTGATAAGGTCTTTCGCTGGGCAAAGGCGAAGATTGATGGGGACAGTGTCCTGGTCTGGAATGAGAGTATTCCCAAACCTGCGTTTGTCCGGTATGCGTGGGCGACGAACCCGGAATGCTCTCTCTATAACGCTGCCGGCTTGCCTGCAGTCCCGTTCCGAACGGATAAATAA